A section of the Oncorhynchus keta strain PuntledgeMale-10-30-2019 chromosome 15, Oket_V2, whole genome shotgun sequence genome encodes:
- the LOC118394488 gene encoding 60S ribosomal protein L5-like: MGFVKVVKSKAYFKRYQVKFRRRREGKTDYFARKRLVIQDKNKYNTPKYRMIVRFSNRDICCQIAYAKIEGDQIVAAAYSHELLKYGITVGLTNYAAAYCTGLLLARRLLNKFGLDQVYEGQVEVTGDEFNVESIDGQPGAFTCFLDAGLARTSTGNKVFGALKGAVDGGLSIPHSTKRFPGYDVESKEFNTEMHRKHIMGMNVSDYMSYLMEEDEDAYKKQFSRFIKNGVAPDTVEEMYKKAHTAIRENPVHEKKPKKDVKKKRWNRAKLSLAQRKDRVAQKKASFLRAQEAEAADG; encoded by the exons ATG gGCTTCGTGAAAGTAGTGAAAAGTAAGGCGTACTTCAAGAGATACCAGGTGAAATTCAGGAGAAGGCGAG AGGGTAAGACTGACTACTTTGCCCGTAAGCGCCTGGTCATCCAAGACAAGAACAAGTACAACACACCCAAATACAGGATGATTGTGAGGTTCTCCAACAGAGATATCTGTTGCCAG ATTGCCTACGCCAAGATCGAGGGAGACCAGATTGTCGCTGCTGCCTATTCCCATGAGCTGCTCAAATATGGCATCACTGTGGGACTGACAAATTACGCTGCAGCCTACTGCACGGGCCTTCTGCTGGCCCGCAGG CTGCTGAACAAGTTCGGCCTGGATCAGGTGTACGAGGGCCAGGTGGAGGTGACTGGAGACGAGTTCAACGTGGAGAGTATAGACGGCCAGCCGGGGGCCTTCACGTGTTTCCTAGACGCCGGGCTCGCCAGAACGTCCACAGGAAACAAGGTGTTCGGAGCACTAAAGGGTGCAGTCGACGGTGGGCTCTCAATTCCTCACAG CACAAAACGATTCCCTGGCTACGACGTGGAGAGCAAAGAGTTCAACACAGAGATGCATCGCAAACACATCATGGGCATGAACGTGTCGGACTACATGAGCTACCTGATGGAGGAGGACGAAGACGCCTACAAGAAACAGTTCTCGCGCTTCATAAAGAACGGAGTCGCGCCAGACACA GTAGAGGAGATGTACAAGAAAGCACACACCGCCATCAGAGAGAACCCAGTCCATGAAAAGAAACCCAAAAAAGACGTCAAAAAGAAGAG GTGGAACCGCGCCAAACTTTCGCTGGCACAGAGAAAGGACCGCGTCGCCCAGAAAAAGGCCAGCTTTCTACGAGCACAGGAAGCAGAGGCAGCGGACGGTTAG